In Paenibacillus sp. FSL R7-0345, a single window of DNA contains:
- a CDS encoding DUF1961 family protein, whose translation MTAQQTALIPEQWREIYRNTLGGPEQVAGFRMEGDGAVTFPVGRLRLESTRNASEGQKANVVFWCPEVFPGDLAVSWTFRPLREPGLAILFFAAAGAGGKDLFDPSLPVRTGEYDQYHHGEMNAFHISYFRRMWAEERSFHTCNLRKSYGFHLVSQGADPLPGIADMTAAYQMLVVKRGPSVTFAINGLPLLQWTDDGSSYGPLLAGGRIGFRQMAPLIAEYSDLTVYAP comes from the coding sequence ATGACAGCTCAGCAGACAGCGCTGATCCCGGAGCAGTGGCGGGAGATATACCGCAATACGCTGGGGGGGCCGGAGCAGGTGGCCGGCTTTCGGATGGAAGGTGACGGCGCAGTAACCTTTCCGGTGGGCAGGTTGCGGCTGGAGAGTACCCGGAATGCCTCGGAGGGGCAGAAGGCGAATGTTGTATTCTGGTGCCCGGAGGTTTTTCCGGGGGACCTGGCAGTGTCGTGGACATTCCGGCCGCTGCGCGAGCCGGGACTGGCCATTCTGTTCTTCGCTGCTGCCGGTGCCGGGGGGAAAGACCTGTTCGACCCGTCGCTGCCGGTGCGGACCGGGGAGTATGATCAGTATCATCACGGGGAGATGAACGCTTTTCATATATCCTATTTCCGGCGGATGTGGGCGGAGGAGCGTTCCTTCCACACCTGTAACCTGCGCAAAAGCTACGGCTTTCACCTGGTCTCGCAGGGAGCTGATCCGCTGCCCGGTATTGCCGATATGACTGCTGCCTATCAGATGCTGGTCGTGAAGCGGGGGCCGTCTGTAACCTTTGCCATCAACGGACTGCCGCTGCTGCAGTGGACGGATGACGGCTCATCCTATGGTCCGCTGCTGGCCGGCGGCCGGATCGGCTTCCGGCAGATGGCTCCGCTGATCGCAGAGTACAGCGATCTGACTGTTTATGCGCCCTGA
- a CDS encoding polysaccharide deacetylase family protein: MPVVYYCYPQGRHKALTMSYDDGRRADERLVGLFNKYGIKGTFHLNSGLLGDGDRITAEEVPQLYKGHEVSAHTRRHPTMARCPQEYIVEEIMEDRKALEALLRQPVRGMSYPNGSYTEEIKELLPHLGIEYARTVQSTGSFGLPEDWLEWPATCHHNRNLLEHGENFIALHKRQYLYLMYVWGHSYEFDNDNNWELMEKFCAMAGGRDDIWYATNLEFVHYMKACRNLIFAASRDFVFNPNAASVWLEVDGQVIEVPGGQTVDLV; this comes from the coding sequence ATGCCAGTAGTATATTACTGCTATCCGCAAGGCCGGCATAAGGCGCTGACAATGAGCTATGATGACGGAAGACGGGCGGATGAGCGGCTGGTTGGCCTGTTTAACAAATATGGGATTAAAGGAACCTTCCACTTGAACTCCGGCCTGCTGGGTGATGGCGACCGGATTACAGCGGAGGAGGTGCCGCAGCTGTATAAGGGCCATGAAGTCAGCGCCCATACGCGGCGGCATCCGACGATGGCCCGCTGTCCGCAGGAGTATATCGTCGAGGAGATCATGGAGGACCGCAAAGCGCTGGAAGCGCTGCTCCGCCAGCCGGTCCGCGGGATGTCTTACCCGAACGGATCGTATACGGAAGAGATCAAAGAGCTGCTGCCGCATCTTGGCATTGAATATGCCCGGACCGTGCAGAGCACCGGCAGCTTCGGCCTGCCGGAGGACTGGCTGGAATGGCCGGCGACCTGCCATCACAACCGGAATCTGCTTGAGCACGGGGAGAATTTTATCGCCCTGCACAAACGGCAGTACCTGTATCTGATGTATGTATGGGGCCACAGTTATGAATTCGATAACGATAATAACTGGGAGCTGATGGAGAAGTTCTGCGCCATGGCCGGCGGGCGGGATGACATCTGGTATGCCACTAACCTGGAGTTTGTTCATTATATGAAGGCTTGCCGGAATCTGATTTTTGCGGCGAGCCGGGATTTTGTATTCAATCCGAACGCTGCGTCAGTGTGGCTGGAGGTTGACGGCCAAGTAATTGAAGTGCCGGGCGGGCAGACCGTGGACTTGGTTTAA
- a CDS encoding MATE family efflux transporter: MQLQAQIRSKKWLEKYLSGEGMDYRQIIALFIPILIDQAFIIGLNLVNTAMISSSGMAAVSAVNMVDSLNIFLINVFVAIATGGTVVVAQYKGSGNDRMVSQATAGSVTSVSLIAVGIGLLLMAFHSPVLNLLFGSASADVLDNARIYMIGSSISYLGIAVVQAVCGALRGVGRTRASLMLSLIMNLLYVVLNIVFINLLHMGVLGMTLAVNIARYTGMICALVYLFKVDTVLRVRVRDLLHVPLEMLRKIMFIGVPFAAEQMFFNGGKLLTQIFIVSLGTYAIATNAIAGSLAMVFQIPASALSLTIVTVVGQSIGRGNVADARKFIKSFLWIGSGSLALIALILMPLFHPLVSIFSPPPEIIDDLFIVLLVNAIAQVPLWAVSFILPSALRAAGDSRFTSITSMLTMWLFRVVFGYILGIVLGFGVLGVWIAMNSEWAVRGAVFLWRFKGKKWFAHKLI, from the coding sequence ATGCAGCTTCAGGCTCAAATACGCAGTAAAAAATGGCTGGAGAAATACCTTTCCGGGGAAGGAATGGATTACAGGCAGATCATCGCCTTGTTTATTCCCATCCTGATCGATCAGGCCTTCATCATCGGGCTGAATCTGGTAAACACGGCGATGATTAGCTCATCCGGGATGGCTGCGGTCAGCGCAGTGAACATGGTGGACTCGCTGAATATTTTTCTGATCAACGTGTTCGTGGCCATTGCGACTGGCGGAACCGTAGTAGTTGCCCAATATAAAGGCAGCGGCAACGACCGGATGGTCTCACAGGCTACTGCCGGTTCAGTCACCTCGGTGTCGCTGATCGCTGTGGGCATCGGTCTTCTGCTTATGGCCTTCCATTCGCCGGTATTAAACCTTTTATTCGGGTCGGCCTCCGCCGATGTGCTGGATAATGCCCGGATCTACATGATCGGCAGCAGCATCTCTTATCTCGGGATTGCGGTAGTTCAGGCAGTCTGCGGTGCGCTGCGGGGTGTCGGCCGGACACGGGCTTCTCTGATGCTGTCGCTTATCATGAACCTTTTATATGTAGTCCTGAACATTGTTTTTATTAATCTGCTGCACATGGGTGTGCTGGGGATGACACTGGCGGTTAATATCGCGCGGTATACAGGTATGATCTGTGCCCTCGTCTACCTGTTCAAGGTGGATACTGTACTGCGTGTGCGGGTCCGCGATCTTCTTCACGTTCCGCTTGAAATGCTTCGCAAAATTATGTTCATCGGCGTACCGTTTGCCGCAGAGCAGATGTTTTTTAATGGAGGAAAGCTCCTGACCCAGATCTTTATTGTCAGCCTGGGTACCTATGCGATCGCAACCAACGCCATTGCCGGCTCATTAGCCATGGTGTTTCAGATTCCGGCCAGTGCGCTGTCGCTGACAATCGTGACGGTAGTCGGTCAGAGTATCGGGAGGGGGAATGTTGCGGATGCGAGAAAATTTATCAAATCCTTCCTCTGGATCGGTTCCGGCTCGCTGGCCTTGATCGCACTCATTCTGATGCCGTTGTTCCACCCGCTGGTGTCGATTTTTTCGCCGCCTCCGGAAATTATCGATGATTTATTTATCGTGCTGCTGGTCAATGCCATTGCCCAGGTTCCACTGTGGGCGGTCAGCTTTATTTTGCCGTCGGCACTGCGGGCAGCAGGGGATTCACGGTTCACTTCCATTACTTCGATGCTGACGATGTGGCTGTTCCGGGTGGTTTTCGGCTATATTTTGGGGATCGTGCTCGGCTTCGGTGTCCTTGGTGTATGGATTGCGATGAACAGCGAGTGGGCGGTGCGCGGGGCTGTTTTCCTATGGCGTTTTAAAGGAAAAAAATGGTTTGCACACAAGCTGATTTAA
- a CDS encoding ABC transporter substrate-binding protein, with protein sequence MQFTVSFKKSLWSGTLAVLLMAVIAGCSGQNNTPAASETAQPSASQAADAGNSTSEPAAGGTFVYGRPAAVTSFDLHNQITSNNAFAIDKVFESLVAFNSEGEIVDWLAASHTISEDGLTYTFVLRDGLKFSNGNAVTAKDAVFSLERHLKVGGPLAIAAKVDSVTAQDDKTLVIKLQEPYTPFISELSNFSNGIIPADFGGVTEEEFFKKPIGTGPFAIEAWDPAGDVRFVKNTNYWQEGKPAIDELVYKLIEDDSQAINQLKAGEVNAIEALALQNAEELKNGADTAVVTNGSWVTEQLFFNTLDEHFKDVHVRRALALALDREGLTKALTFGYAKTANSLLPTTIPYNANDTIKALNYDVEAAKAELAKSAFPNGFSTKLLVASGNSTRAQEAQIIQAAGQAIGIKIEIESIELASFRERFFAYDFSAMLNSGQADSPEANSILAFQTDPEGFSKSYWTHYTNDEVTKLLYEGQKTADGDARAEIYTKLLQTLADEVPYIPLYYPDILIGARSSVEGLTVLPNGSVRFEDVRMGQ encoded by the coding sequence ATGCAATTTACAGTTTCTTTTAAAAAATCGCTATGGTCAGGAACACTGGCAGTTCTACTAATGGCGGTGATTGCCGGCTGCTCCGGGCAGAACAATACACCTGCTGCAAGTGAGACCGCCCAGCCAAGCGCAAGCCAGGCGGCGGATGCCGGGAACAGCACCAGCGAGCCCGCGGCGGGAGGGACTTTCGTCTATGGACGCCCTGCTGCAGTGACCTCGTTTGATTTGCATAACCAGATTACCTCGAACAATGCGTTTGCGATTGATAAAGTGTTTGAATCCCTGGTTGCTTTTAACAGTGAAGGGGAGATTGTGGACTGGCTGGCTGCCTCCCATACCATCAGTGAAGACGGCTTGACCTATACCTTTGTGCTGCGTGACGGCCTGAAGTTCTCTAACGGCAACGCTGTTACAGCCAAGGATGCTGTATTCTCGCTGGAGCGTCACCTGAAGGTCGGCGGTCCGCTGGCGATTGCAGCCAAGGTGGATAGCGTAACTGCACAGGATGACAAAACGCTGGTAATTAAACTCCAGGAGCCGTACACACCATTCATCTCCGAGCTGTCCAACTTCTCGAACGGCATTATCCCGGCTGATTTCGGCGGGGTTACCGAGGAAGAATTCTTTAAAAAGCCAATCGGCACCGGCCCGTTCGCCATTGAAGCCTGGGACCCTGCGGGCGATGTGAGGTTCGTCAAAAACACGAACTACTGGCAGGAAGGCAAGCCGGCGATCGATGAGCTGGTCTATAAGCTGATCGAAGACGACAGCCAGGCTATTAACCAGCTGAAGGCCGGAGAGGTTAACGCGATCGAAGCGCTTGCCCTGCAGAATGCTGAAGAATTGAAAAACGGCGCTGATACTGCTGTAGTCACCAACGGCAGCTGGGTAACTGAGCAGCTGTTCTTCAATACACTGGATGAGCATTTCAAGGATGTGCATGTCCGCCGCGCGCTGGCACTGGCACTTGACCGTGAAGGCCTGACCAAGGCGCTGACCTTCGGTTATGCCAAGACGGCAAACTCCCTGCTGCCGACAACCATTCCTTACAATGCGAATGACACGATAAAAGCGCTGAACTATGATGTAGAAGCTGCCAAAGCTGAGCTGGCTAAATCCGCATTCCCTAACGGCTTCAGCACCAAGCTGCTGGTGGCCTCCGGCAACAGCACCAGAGCCCAGGAAGCGCAGATTATTCAGGCGGCAGGCCAGGCGATCGGCATCAAAATTGAGATTGAATCCATTGAGCTGGCTTCCTTCCGTGAACGGTTCTTCGCCTATGATTTCTCTGCTATGCTGAACAGCGGCCAGGCAGATTCTCCGGAAGCAAACTCGATTCTGGCTTTCCAGACGGATCCGGAAGGCTTCAGCAAATCGTACTGGACGCATTATACCAATGACGAAGTAACCAAGCTGCTGTATGAAGGACAAAAAACGGCAGACGGCGACGCCCGCGCAGAGATTTACACCAAGCTCCTGCAGACGCTGGCTGATGAAGTACCTTACATTCCTCTCTACTATCCTGACATCCTGATCGGTGCCCGCTCTTCGGTAGAGGGACTTACTGTATTGCCTAACGGCAGCGTCCGCTTTGAAGATGTGCGGATGGGTCAATGA
- a CDS encoding ABC transporter permease, with protein sequence MMIPGRLQSSAAAGNRTSYRWLTAALIRAAVVILCVMTAVFFLIRIVPGDPAKMILGEYSTPEAIAAMHHTLGLDLPLWEQFIRFVKLLFTSGDTGNSIISGTSTRVLIAERAPVTMLLILMACVIAVVIALLLATVAATNKDKLADHLIRIFPTITLGMPIFWVGILFIMLLSVRLGWFPVGGVGEGWSGMLYSLTLPAVTVAFSQIPTLVRSLRAQMLEVLESDFVVTLRAARIPGRVILFKHVLRNSALPTLMLLGVNISYLIGGTLVVEQVFGIKGIGSLLFTSISNRDFPVIQGIALYCAVSVVIISLLVEIAAKWLDPRTKGTR encoded by the coding sequence ATGATGATTCCGGGCAGGCTGCAAAGTTCTGCAGCAGCAGGTAATCGTACATCCTACAGATGGCTGACGGCGGCTCTGATTAGAGCCGCTGTCGTTATCCTCTGTGTGATGACCGCTGTCTTTTTTCTGATCCGCATCGTTCCCGGCGATCCCGCAAAAATGATTTTGGGTGAATACAGTACACCCGAAGCCATCGCAGCCATGCATCATACACTCGGGCTGGATCTTCCGCTGTGGGAGCAGTTCATCCGGTTTGTGAAGCTGCTGTTCACCTCCGGTGACACCGGTAATTCCATTATCTCGGGAACCTCAACTCGGGTGCTGATTGCCGAGCGTGCGCCGGTAACCATGCTGCTGATACTGATGGCCTGTGTCATTGCTGTAGTGATTGCCCTCCTGCTTGCTACGGTTGCGGCTACGAATAAGGACAAGCTGGCGGATCATCTGATCCGTATTTTTCCGACGATTACTCTGGGTATGCCAATCTTCTGGGTTGGCATCCTTTTCATTATGCTGCTTAGTGTCCGGCTCGGCTGGTTTCCTGTCGGCGGCGTAGGCGAAGGCTGGTCGGGCATGTTGTACAGCCTGACGCTTCCGGCGGTTACAGTCGCTTTTTCCCAGATTCCAACGCTTGTCCGCTCTTTAAGGGCGCAGATGCTGGAGGTGCTGGAATCCGACTTCGTGGTTACTCTGAGGGCTGCACGCATTCCCGGCCGGGTTATTCTGTTCAAGCATGTGCTGCGCAATTCGGCACTGCCGACGCTGATGCTGCTGGGGGTTAACATTTCCTATCTGATTGGCGGCACGCTGGTCGTTGAGCAGGTGTTTGGCATTAAAGGCATCGGCAGCCTGCTGTTTACTTCCATTTCAAACCGGGATTTTCCGGTCATCCAGGGAATTGCGCTGTACTGTGCGGTTTCTGTGGTGATTATCAGCCTGCTGGTCGAGATTGCAGCCAAGTGGCTTGATCCCCGGACGAAAGGAACACGATGA
- a CDS encoding ABC transporter permease, translating into MKTTTNYPELQTDGTGTSLIRRILNTPSLLAGGIMFAVLILLAIFIPYISPYNPTEQNLSAFLQPPSAEHWLGTDQLGRDLFTRLIYAARTDLTIMVLAEIIPFCTGIFLGMVAGYYGKRVDNIITLITDTFIAFPFYLIVIIVAFASGAGQRGIYITFILVGWIVFARVVRGLSASFREQEWIASAQTLGLSGPRIILRHLLPNVLPQAVVVLMTDMVGLLVAIVTLGYLGIGIAPPTPDWGTMIADGQSFISTAWWLSAVPGFAVVYTGIALSLVGDGLADLWRKK; encoded by the coding sequence ATGAAAACTACAACCAATTATCCTGAACTGCAGACGGACGGAACCGGGACTTCGCTGATCCGCCGGATTCTGAATACCCCATCCCTGCTGGCAGGAGGCATCATGTTTGCTGTGCTGATCCTGCTGGCTATTTTCATTCCGTACATCAGCCCGTATAACCCTACTGAGCAGAATTTAAGCGCGTTTCTGCAGCCGCCGTCCGCCGAGCACTGGCTTGGAACAGACCAGCTGGGGCGGGACCTGTTCACCAGACTGATCTACGCAGCCCGGACGGACCTGACCATTATGGTGCTGGCGGAGATTATCCCGTTTTGTACCGGAATTTTTCTGGGAATGGTGGCAGGCTACTATGGAAAACGGGTCGATAACATCATTACTTTGATTACGGATACGTTTATTGCCTTTCCTTTTTATCTGATTGTCATTATTGTGGCCTTTGCCAGCGGGGCGGGCCAGCGCGGAATTTATATCACTTTTATTCTCGTCGGCTGGATTGTGTTCGCCCGGGTGGTCCGCGGGCTGAGTGCCTCATTCCGTGAACAGGAGTGGATTGCTTCGGCTCAGACGCTGGGGCTGTCCGGTCCACGCATTATTTTGCGGCATCTGCTGCCGAATGTGCTGCCGCAGGCTGTGGTCGTCCTGATGACGGATATGGTCGGCCTGCTGGTTGCAATTGTCACGCTCGGCTATCTCGGCATTGGTATCGCCCCGCCGACTCCCGACTGGGGAACGATGATTGCGGACGGGCAATCCTTTATCTCGACCGCCTGGTGGCTCTCGGCCGTGCCGGGCTTCGCCGTGGTATATACGGGGATTGCCCTGTCGCTGGTGGGCGACGGGCTGGCAGATCTATGGAGGAAAAAATAA
- a CDS encoding ABC transporter ATP-binding protein, translating into MATTPVLEIEGLTLTAKSQEVLVKEASFSLQPGESLGLVGESGSGKSLTLRAVLGLLPRGVQQTGGVIRSAADSAMVFQDPRGALDPLCPVVKQVAEVVYYRQRLSRKASRAAALELLHMLGLPESLRKADRYPSQLSGGQCQRIVIAMALACKPGILLCDEPTTALDVTVQKQIMETVGRLQQELGFAMIFVTHNLAVAAAMCSRLAVMKKGEIVEHGSTLSVLQSPQNAYTQMLINSVLPVPELVPEGGGALWT; encoded by the coding sequence ATGGCTACAACACCCGTTTTGGAAATAGAGGGCTTGACGCTGACTGCCAAATCGCAGGAGGTGCTGGTCAAAGAGGCCAGCTTCTCACTGCAGCCGGGCGAGAGTCTGGGCCTGGTCGGCGAATCAGGCTCCGGCAAATCGCTTACGCTGCGGGCGGTGCTCGGCCTGCTTCCGCGAGGTGTGCAGCAGACAGGCGGGGTGATCCGCAGCGCGGCGGACAGCGCCATGGTGTTCCAGGACCCAAGGGGCGCCTTGGACCCGCTCTGTCCGGTGGTCAAGCAGGTAGCAGAGGTTGTGTATTACAGACAGCGGCTCAGCCGCAAAGCCTCGCGCGCCGCGGCGCTGGAACTGCTGCATATGCTCGGACTGCCTGAATCGCTGCGCAAGGCGGACCGGTATCCAAGCCAGCTCTCCGGCGGCCAGTGCCAGCGGATCGTCATTGCGATGGCTCTGGCCTGCAAGCCGGGTATTCTGCTCTGCGATGAGCCGACTACAGCGCTTGATGTCACCGTGCAAAAGCAGATTATGGAGACGGTGGGCCGGCTGCAGCAGGAGCTGGGGTTTGCGATGATTTTTGTGACGCACAACCTGGCGGTAGCTGCTGCGATGTGTTCCAGGCTGGCCGTGATGAAAAAAGGCGAAATCGTCGAGCACGGCAGTACGCTAAGTGTTCTGCAGAGCCCGCAAAACGCCTATACCCAAATGCTGATTAACTCGGTGCTGCCAGTGCCGGAGCTTGTACCTGAAGGGGGCGGAGCTTTATGGACTTAA
- a CDS encoding ATP-binding cassette domain-containing protein, with translation MDLSLQVNDVTVRYGGFTALDNIRLEVQQHTTLGLVGESGSGKSTLARVIAGLIIPDQGQLLLGTEPLSRKRTREQRKSIQMIFQNPDASLNPKHSIRQILAEALLFHKIVGRAEVEKRSRQLLERVQLEGKALDKYPYEFSGGQRQRIAIARALSVEPSLLIADEPTSALDVSVQLNVLELLGALKSELNLTMLFISHDMGVIHAVSDKVAVMQQGKLVEVSPKDRFFSRPEAAYSRELLSAVPQMPTMKPSGGLHEPTI, from the coding sequence ATGGACTTAAGCCTGCAGGTTAACGATGTGACCGTGCGTTACGGCGGATTCACTGCGCTGGATAACATCCGGCTTGAGGTACAGCAGCACACCACCCTCGGTCTAGTCGGAGAATCCGGGTCAGGCAAATCTACCCTAGCACGGGTAATTGCCGGACTGATTATCCCGGATCAGGGCCAGCTTCTGCTGGGGACAGAGCCGCTCTCCCGGAAACGGACCCGGGAGCAGCGCAAAAGCATCCAGATGATCTTTCAGAATCCGGATGCCTCGCTGAACCCGAAGCATTCCATCCGGCAGATTCTGGCCGAAGCGCTGCTGTTTCACAAGATCGTGGGCCGCGCGGAGGTGGAGAAGCGATCCAGGCAGCTGCTGGAGCGTGTGCAGCTTGAAGGAAAAGCGCTGGATAAATATCCGTATGAATTCTCAGGCGGACAGCGCCAGCGGATTGCGATTGCCCGTGCGCTAAGCGTAGAGCCCAGCCTGCTGATTGCCGATGAGCCGACCAGTGCGCTGGATGTATCCGTGCAGCTAAATGTGCTGGAGCTGCTGGGGGCGCTCAAATCAGAGCTTAATCTGACAATGCTGTTTATTTCCCATGATATGGGTGTTATACATGCTGTAAGCGATAAGGTTGCCGTCATGCAGCAGGGAAAGCTGGTTGAGGTCAGCCCGAAGGACAGGTTCTTCAGCCGTCCGGAAGCGGCTTACAGCCGTGAGCTGCTGTCTGCGGTTCCCCAAATGCCGACTATGAAACCATCAGGAGG